Proteins from a single region of Streptococcus mitis:
- a CDS encoding amino acid ABC transporter ATP-binding protein: MALVEFEHVEKYYGDYHALRDINLRFEKGQVVVLLGPSGSGKSTLIRTINGLEAVDKGSLLVNGHQVAGASQKDLVPLRKEVGMVFQHFNLYPHKTVLENVTLAPIKVLGIDKKEAEKTAQKYLEFVNMWDKKDSYPAMLSGGQKQRIAIARGLAMHPELLLFDEPTSALDPETIGDVLAVMQKLAHDGMNMIVVTHEMGFAREVADRIIFMADGEVLVDTTDVDDFFDNPSEPRAQQFLSKIINHESDKVK, from the coding sequence ATGGCTTTAGTAGAATTTGAACACGTCGAAAAATATTACGGAGACTACCACGCACTCCGCGACATCAATCTCCGTTTTGAAAAAGGGCAAGTTGTTGTACTCCTAGGCCCTTCTGGTTCTGGTAAGTCCACTCTTATCCGCACCATCAATGGTTTGGAGGCTGTAGACAAAGGAAGTCTTCTAGTAAATGGTCACCAAGTTGCTGGTGCCAGCCAGAAAGATTTAGTTCCTCTTCGCAAGGAAGTCGGCATGGTTTTCCAGCATTTTAACCTCTACCCTCACAAAACAGTGTTAGAAAACGTAACACTCGCACCCATAAAAGTTCTAGGAATTGATAAAAAAGAAGCTGAAAAAACAGCTCAAAAATATCTGGAATTTGTAAATATGTGGGACAAGAAAGATTCATATCCAGCCATGCTATCTGGTGGACAAAAACAACGGATTGCCATCGCACGTGGACTCGCTATGCATCCAGAACTCCTCCTCTTTGATGAGCCAACATCTGCTCTTGACCCTGAAACCATCGGTGATGTTCTGGCAGTTATGCAAAAATTAGCCCACGATGGTATGAATATGATTGTCGTGACCCATGAAATGGGCTTCGCCCGTGAAGTTGCCGACCGCATCATCTTTATGGCTGATGGAGAAGTTTTAGTGGATACTACAGATGTTGATGACTTTTTCGACAATCCAAGCGAACCTCGTGCCCAACAATTTCTCAGCAAAATCATCAACCACGAAAGTGACAAAGTCAAATAA
- a CDS encoding transporter substrate-binding domain-containing protein, with protein MKKKFFLSAILISFFGLAAAKPVQADTSVADIQKRGELVVGVKQDVPNFGYKDPKTGTYSGIETDLAKMVADELKVKVRYVPVTAQTRGPLLDNEQVDMDIATFTITDERKKLYNFTSPYYTDASGFLVNKSAKIKNIEDLNGKTIGVAQGSITQRLITELGKKKGLKFKFVELGSYPELITSLHAHRIDAFSVDRSILSGYISKRTELLNDSFKPSDYGIVTKKSNTELNDYLDNLVTKWSKDGSLQKLYDRYKLKPSSHTAD; from the coding sequence ATGAAAAAGAAATTCTTTTTATCAGCAATATTGATTAGCTTTTTCGGCCTTGCTGCTGCAAAACCAGTTCAGGCTGATACCAGTGTCGCAGACATTCAAAAGAGAGGCGAGCTGGTTGTTGGTGTGAAACAAGACGTTCCCAACTTCGGCTACAAGGATCCCAAGACAGGGACCTATTCTGGTATCGAAACAGACTTGGCCAAGATGGTGGCCGATGAGCTTAAAGTCAAGGTTCGCTATGTGCCTGTTACCGCTCAGACACGTGGCCCCCTTCTAGACAATGAACAGGTCGATATGGATATCGCGACCTTTACCATCACAGACGAACGCAAAAAACTCTACAACTTCACCAGCCCTTACTACACCGACGCTTCTGGCTTTTTGGTTAATAAGTCAGCAAAAATCAAAAATATTGAGGACCTAAACGGCAAAACCATCGGAGTTGCCCAAGGTTCCATTACCCAACGCCTGATTACTGAACTGGGTAAAAAGAAAGGCTTGAAGTTTAAATTCGTCGAACTTGGTTCCTACCCCGAATTGATTACTTCCCTTCATGCTCACCGTATTGATGCTTTTTCCGTTGACCGCTCGATTCTATCTGGCTATATCAGCAAACGCACAGAACTGCTAAATGATAGTTTCAAGCCATCTGACTACGGTATTGTTACCAAGAAATCAAATACCGAGCTCAACGACTATCTTGATAACTTGGTTACCAAATGGAGCAAGGATGGTAGTTTGCAAAAACTTTATGATCGTTACAAGCTCAAACCATCTAGCCATACCGCAGATTAA
- a CDS encoding amino acid ABC transporter permease: MTDLSSWTAYFQDFGQFFNGFLFTLALAIGSFILAMVLGIFFGAMSTSKRPILRILARIFVEFYQNTPLLVQFVIVFYGLPLISDHLIMIPIYWTAVLCVGLYHGAYIAEVIRSGIQSIPSGQMEAALSQGFTYISAMRLIILPQAFRIILPPLTNQIVNLIKNTSTVAIISGVDLMFVTKSWSALNGNYIPAFLGAALLYFALCFPVAQFGRKMEQANKKAYSL; encoded by the coding sequence ATGACAGATTTATCATCTTGGACAGCCTATTTTCAGGATTTTGGCCAATTTTTCAATGGTTTCCTCTTCACCCTTGCCCTAGCGATCGGATCCTTTATCCTCGCCATGGTTTTGGGCATCTTCTTTGGAGCTATGTCAACCAGCAAACGTCCAATTTTGAGAATTTTGGCTCGCATCTTTGTCGAATTTTACCAAAACACTCCCCTCTTGGTGCAGTTTGTTATCGTTTTTTATGGCCTACCTCTTATCAGTGACCATCTCATCATGATTCCGATTTATTGGACGGCTGTTCTCTGCGTGGGACTCTATCACGGCGCCTATATCGCTGAGGTTATTCGCTCAGGCATTCAGTCTATTCCTAGCGGTCAGATGGAGGCCGCCCTGTCGCAAGGTTTTACTTATATCAGTGCCATGCGCTTGATTATCTTGCCTCAGGCCTTTCGTATCATTCTCCCTCCTTTGACCAACCAAATCGTCAACCTCATCAAGAATACCTCGACAGTTGCTATTATCTCTGGAGTGGACTTGATGTTTGTGACCAAGTCTTGGTCAGCCCTCAACGGAAATTACATCCCAGCATTTTTAGGCGCTGCCCTTCTCTACTTTGCTCTTTGCTTCCCTGTTGCCCAGTTTGGTCGCAAGATGGAGCAAGCCAACAAAAAAGCCTATTCACTTTAG
- a CDS encoding amino acid ABC transporter permease has protein sequence MESILEVLTPDNLIFIFKGFGLTLYISLIAIVLSTLIGTVLAVMRNGKNPVLRIISSIYIEFVRNVPNLLWIFTIFLVFKMKSTPAGITAFTLFTSAALAEIIRGGLNAVDKGQYEAGMSQGFTSMQILYHIILPQAIRKMLPAIISQFVTVIKDTSLLYSVIALQELFGASQILMGRYFEPEQVFSLYILIALIYFSFNLAISNLSHMLAKRWQQAAE, from the coding sequence ATGGAATCTATTTTAGAAGTTTTGACCCCAGATAACCTAATCTTTATCTTTAAAGGATTTGGCTTGACCCTCTACATTTCTCTGATTGCTATCGTCCTATCGACTCTTATCGGAACAGTACTAGCCGTCATGAGAAATGGGAAAAATCCTGTCTTACGAATCATCTCCAGCATTTATATCGAGTTTGTACGTAACGTTCCCAACCTCCTCTGGATTTTCACCATCTTTTTGGTGTTTAAGATGAAGTCCACACCAGCTGGTATTACAGCCTTTACCCTCTTTACCTCAGCAGCCCTGGCTGAGATTATCCGAGGTGGCCTCAATGCCGTGGACAAGGGCCAGTACGAAGCAGGAATGTCGCAAGGATTCACCTCTATGCAAATCCTCTACCACATCATTCTCCCACAAGCTATTCGTAAAATGCTGCCAGCCATCATTTCCCAGTTTGTAACCGTGATTAAGGATACCAGCCTCCTCTACTCTGTTATCGCCCTACAAGAACTCTTTGGAGCCAGCCAAATTCTCATGGGCCGTTATTTTGAACCAGAGCAAGTCTTCAGTCTTTATATTCTGATTGCCCTCATCTACTTCAGCTTTAACCTAGCAATCTCTAACCTGTCTCATATGCTAGCCAAACGTTGGCAACAAGCTGCAGAATAA
- a CDS encoding ferric reductase-like transmembrane domain-containing protein — MKSLKGILFIIASFVLTILTWMSTSPQFMIPGLALTSLSLTFILATRLPLIENWFHGLEKVYTVHKFTALLSIILLIFHNFSMGGLWGSSLAAQFGNLAIYIFISIILVAYLGKYIQYEAWRWIHRLVYLAYIFGLFHVYMIMGNRLLTFNLLSFLVGSYALLGLLAGFYIIFLYQKISFPYLGKITNLKRLNHDTREIQIHLSRPFSYQSGQFAFLKIFQEGFESAPHPFSISGGHDQTLYFTVKNSGDHTKNIYDNLQVGSKVTLDRAYGHMIIEEGRENQVWIAGGIGITPFISYIREHPILDKQVHFYYSFRGDENAVYLDLLRDYAQKNPNFELHLVDSRKDGYLNFEQEEVPEHASVYMCGPLSMMKSLAKQIKKQNPKTELIYEGFKFK; from the coding sequence ATGAAATCACTCAAAGGAATACTTTTTATCATAGCCAGTTTTGTCTTGACTATTTTAACTTGGATGAGCACTTCTCCCCAATTCATGATTCCAGGACTAGCTTTAACAAGCCTATCCCTGACCTTTATCTTAGCCACTCGTCTCCCTCTGATAGAAAACTGGTTTCACGGTTTGGAGAAGGTCTATACTGTCCACAAATTCACAGCTCTTCTCTCCATCATCCTACTCATCTTTCATAACTTTAGTATGGGCGGTTTGTGGGGCTCTAGCTTAGCTGCTCAGTTTGGAAATCTTGCAATCTATATCTTTATCAGCATCATCCTTGTCGCCTATTTAGGCAAATACATCCAATACGAAGCTTGGCGATGGATTCACCGTCTAGTTTACCTAGCTTATATTTTCGGACTCTTTCACGTCTACATGATAATGGGCAATCGCCTCCTCACATTTAATCTCCTAAGTTTTCTTGTTGGTAGCTATGCCCTTTTAGGATTACTGGCTGGTTTTTATATCATCTTCCTTTATCAAAAGATTTCCTTCCCCTATCTAGGGAAAATTACCAATCTCAAACGCTTAAATCACGATACTAGAGAAATTCAAATCCATCTTAGCAGACCTTTCAGCTATCAATCAGGACAATTTGCCTTCCTAAAGATTTTCCAAGAAGGCTTTGAAAGTGCTCCGCATCCCTTTTCTATCTCAGGAGGTCATGACCAAACTCTTTACTTTACTGTTAAAAATTCAGGCGACCATACCAAGAATATCTATGACAATCTTCAAGTCGGCAGCAAAGTAACACTAGACAGAGCTTACGGACACATGATTATAGAAGAAGGACGAGAAAATCAGGTTTGGATTGCTGGAGGCATTGGGATCACCCCCTTCATCTCTTACATCCGTGAACATCCTATTTTAGATAAACAGGTTCACTTCTACTATAGCTTCCGTGGAGATGAAAATGCAGTCTACCTAGATTTGCTCCGTGACTATGCTCAGAAAAATCCTAATTTTGAACTCCATCTAGTAGACAGTAGGAAAGACGGCTATCTTAATTTTGAGCAAGAGGAAGTACCTGAACATGCGAGCGTCTATATGTGTGGTCCCCTTTCTATGATGAAGTCACTTGCTAAACAGATTAAGAAACAAAATCCAAAAACAGAGCTTATTTACGAAGGATTCAAGTTCAAATAA
- a CDS encoding Rrf2 family transcriptional regulator: MQIPSRFTIATHMLIIIALKGKESKVTSDFLAASVGVNPVIIRKTLSQLKKAELISVARGTGGTEIVKDLKDISLLDVYQAVECLGKTGQLFSFHDNPNPNCPVGAHIHDVLDQKLERIQLAMEVELGQTSLEQVVADAESQMKD, from the coding sequence ATGCAAATTCCAAGTAGATTTACCATTGCGACTCATATGCTGATAATCATTGCCCTCAAGGGGAAGGAAAGCAAGGTGACCAGTGATTTTCTGGCTGCTAGTGTCGGGGTCAATCCAGTCATTATCAGAAAGACCTTGTCCCAGTTGAAGAAGGCAGAGCTGATTTCAGTAGCGCGTGGAACAGGGGGAACAGAGATTGTCAAGGACCTCAAGGACATTAGTCTATTAGATGTTTATCAAGCGGTCGAGTGTCTTGGTAAGACAGGTCAACTCTTTAGTTTTCATGACAATCCGAATCCAAATTGTCCAGTTGGAGCTCATATTCATGATGTTTTGGATCAAAAATTGGAGAGAATTCAGCTGGCTATGGAGGTTGAACTCGGTCAGACCAGTCTGGAGCAAGTCGTGGCTGATGCAGAGAGTCAAATGAAGGATTAA
- a CDS encoding metallophosphoesterase family protein, whose translation MTKIALLSDIHGNTTALEAVLADARQLGVDEYWLLGDILMPGTGRRRILDLLDQLPITARVLGNWEDSLWHGVRKELDSTRPSQRYLLRQCQYVLEEISLEEIELLHNQPLQIHRQFGDLTVGISHHLPDKNWGRELIHTGAQEDFDRLVTNPLCDIAVYGHIHQQLLRYGTGGQLIVNPGSIGQPFFLDAQLRKDLRAQYMILEFDDKGLVDMDFRRVDYDVAAELQLAKDIKLPYFEVYYESLVNGIHHTHDQEFLRELAQKEGYDRELDAWLKSGND comes from the coding sequence ATGACAAAAATAGCTCTTCTTTCAGATATTCATGGAAATACCACCGCTTTGGAGGCGGTTTTAGCAGATGCTCGGCAGCTAGGAGTGGATGAATACTGGCTTCTGGGAGATATTCTCATGCCAGGAACAGGGCGTAGAAGGATTTTGGACTTGTTGGATCAACTACCGATTACGGCTAGAGTTTTGGGAAACTGGGAAGACAGTCTTTGGCATGGTGTCCGTAAGGAATTGGATAGTACTCGTCCCAGTCAACGCTATCTCTTACGCCAATGCCAGTATGTTTTAGAGGAAATTTCCCTAGAAGAAATTGAACTGCTCCACAATCAACCTCTCCAGATTCATCGTCAGTTTGGGGATTTGACGGTAGGAATTAGCCACCATCTTCCTGATAAGAACTGGGGGAGAGAGTTGATTCATACTGGAGCGCAAGAGGATTTTGACCGCTTGGTGACCAATCCACTTTGTGATATCGCTGTATATGGTCATATTCACCAGCAGTTGCTTCGTTACGGGACTGGTGGGCAATTGATTGTCAATCCGGGCTCGATTGGGCAACCTTTCTTTCTAGATGCCCAGTTACGTAAGGACTTGCGGGCCCAGTATATGATTTTAGAGTTTGATGACAAGGGCTTGGTAGATATGGATTTCCGACGGGTAGACTACGATGTAGCAGCTGAATTGCAGCTGGCTAAAGATATCAAACTTCCCTATTTTGAGGTTTATTATGAAAGTCTGGTCAATGGTATCCACCATACCCATGATCAGGAATTTTTGAGAGAATTGGCCCAGAAAGAGGGCTACGATAGGGAGTTAGATGCCTGGTTGAAAAGTGGTAACGATTGA
- the thrS gene encoding threonine--tRNA ligase, translating into MINITFPDGAVREFESGVTTFEIAQSISNSLAKKALAGKFNGKLIDTTRAITEDGSIEIVTPDHEDALPILRHSAAHLFAQAARRLFPDIHLGVGPAIEDGFYYDTDNTAGQISNEDLPRIEEEMQKIVKENFPSIREEVTKDEAREIFKNDPYKLELIEEHSEDEGGLTIYRQGEYVDLCRGPHVPSTGRIQIFHLLHVAGAYWRGNSDNAMMQRIYGTAWFDKKDLKNYLQMREEAKERDHRKLGKELDLFMISQEVGQGLPFWLPNGATIRRELERYIVDKELASGYQHVYTPPLASVELYKTSGHWDHYQEDMFPTMDMGDGEEFVLRPMNCPHHIQVFKHHVHSYRELPIRIAEIGMMHRYEKSGALTGLQRVREMSLNDGHLFVTPEQIQEEFQRALQLIIDVYEDFNLTEYRFRLSLRDPQDTHKYFDNDEMWENAQTMLRAALDEMGVDYFEAEGEAAFYGPKLDIQVKTALGKEETLSTIQLDFLLPERFDLKYIGADGEEHRPVMIHRGVISTMERFTAILIENYKGAFPTWLAPHQVTLIPVSNEKHVDYAWEVAKKLRDRGVRADVDERNEKMQFKIRASQTSKIPYQLIVGDKEMEDGTVNVRRYGQKETQTVSVDDFVQAILADIANKSRVEK; encoded by the coding sequence ATGATTAACATTACTTTCCCAGATGGCGCTGTTCGTGAATTCGAATCTGGCGTTACAACTTTTGAAATTGCCCAATCTATCAGCAATTCCCTAGCTAAAAAAGCTCTTGCTGGTAAATTTAACGGCAAACTTATCGACACTACTCGTGCTATTACTGAAGACGGAAGCATCGAAATTGTGACACCTGATCACGAAGATGCCCTTCCAATCTTGCGTCACTCAGCCGCTCACTTGTTTGCTCAAGCAGCTCGTCGTCTTTTCCCAGATATTCACTTGGGAGTTGGTCCAGCCATCGAAGATGGTTTCTACTACGATACTGACAACACAGCTGGTCAAATCTCTAACGAAGACCTTCCTCGTATCGAAGAAGAAATGCAAAAAATCGTCAAAGAAAACTTCCCATCTATTCGCGAAGAGGTGACTAAAGACGAGGCACGTGAAATCTTCAAAAATGACCCTTACAAGTTGGAATTGATTGAAGAACACTCTGAAGACGAAGGTGGTTTGACTATCTATCGTCAAGGTGAGTATGTAGACCTTTGCCGTGGCCCTCACGTCCCATCAACAGGCCGCATCCAAATCTTCCACCTTCTCCATGTAGCAGGTGCTTACTGGCGTGGAAATAGCGACAACGCTATGATGCAACGTATCTATGGTACAGCTTGGTTTGACAAGAAAGACTTGAAAAACTACCTTCAAATGCGTGAAGAAGCTAAGGAACGTGATCACCGCAAACTTGGTAAAGAGCTTGATCTCTTCATGATTTCTCAAGAGGTTGGTCAAGGTTTGCCATTCTGGTTGCCAAATGGTGCGACTATTCGTCGTGAGTTGGAACGCTATATCGTTGACAAGGAGTTGGCTTCTGGCTACCAACACGTCTACACTCCACCACTTGCTTCTGTTGAACTTTACAAGACTTCTGGTCACTGGGATCATTACCAAGAAGACATGTTCCCAACTATGGACATGGGTGACGGGGAAGAATTTGTCCTTCGTCCAATGAACTGCCCGCACCACATCCAAGTCTTCAAACACCATGTTCACTCATACCGTGAGTTGCCAATCCGTATCGCTGAAATCGGTATGATGCACCGCTACGAAAAATCTGGTGCCCTCACTGGTCTTCAACGTGTACGTGAAATGTCTCTTAACGACGGTCACCTCTTTGTGACTCCAGAACAAATCCAAGAAGAATTCCAACGCGCCCTTCAGTTGATTATCGATGTTTATGAAGACTTCAACTTGACTGAATACCGCTTCCGTCTCTCTCTTCGCGACCCTCAAGATACTCACAAGTACTTTGATAACGATGAGATGTGGGAGAATGCCCAAACCATGCTTCGTGCCGCCCTTGATGAAATGGGTGTGGACTACTTTGAAGCCGAAGGTGAAGCAGCCTTCTACGGACCAAAATTGGATATCCAGGTTAAAACTGCCCTTGGTAAAGAAGAAACCCTTTCGACTATCCAGCTTGACTTCTTGCTTCCAGAACGCTTCGACCTCAAATATATCGGAGCTGATGGTGAAGAGCACCGTCCAGTTATGATCCACCGTGGTGTTATCTCAACCATGGAACGCTTCACAGCTATCTTGATTGAAAACTACAAGGGTGCCTTCCCAACATGGCTTGCACCGCACCAAGTAACCCTCATCCCAGTATCTAACGAAAAACACGTGGACTACGCATGGGAAGTAGCTAAAAAACTCCGTGACCGTGGTGTCCGTGCAGATGTAGATGAGCGCAATGAAAAAATGCAGTTCAAGATCCGTGCGTCACAAACTAGCAAGATTCCTTACCAATTAATCGTTGGAGACAAGGAAATGGAAGACGGAACAGTCAACGTTCGTCGCTACGGCCAAAAAGAAACACAAACTGTCTCAGTAGATGATTTTGTTCAAGCTATCCTAGCTGATATCGCCAACAAATCACGCGTTGAGAAATAA
- a CDS encoding DUF389 domain-containing protein — translation MTGNYSTREYREKLYDDLHVRLRDTVILMCAIFIASIGLNMNSTAVIIGAMLISPLMTPIVGLGFGLAIFDTRLIKQSLEVLFTQVLVSLLVSALYFWISPLSYESSELIARTSPTIWDVLIAIAGGIAGVIGSRKKEANNIVPGVAIATALMPPICTAGYGLANGNVRFLFGALYLFLINCVFIMLTNIVGTRILMRKSPLSSFKELNIKMRIGLISLIVLLILPASYSAVTLTIDQARKEGIKQFVGKEFANHTVINQVYKSRDNELVLTVVGDPISEEELETLHQKQASYGIQSVQLKVNQVHNSTKLDSDTTKEFYETINKYIDQKLSEKDSQKDLVKENEADKE, via the coding sequence ATGACCGGAAACTATTCAACACGTGAATACCGTGAGAAATTATATGATGATCTTCATGTTCGATTAAGAGATACAGTGATTTTGATGTGTGCGATTTTTATTGCCTCTATCGGACTAAATATGAATTCAACAGCTGTCATTATTGGAGCCATGCTAATTTCCCCTCTTATGACACCGATTGTTGGACTGGGGTTTGGTTTAGCTATTTTTGATACGCGTTTAATCAAGCAATCTCTAGAGGTTTTATTTACTCAAGTATTGGTTAGCTTGCTTGTCTCGGCTCTGTATTTCTGGATTTCTCCCTTATCTTATGAAAGTAGCGAATTGATTGCACGAACCTCTCCAACCATTTGGGATGTTCTCATTGCTATTGCTGGTGGGATAGCAGGCGTCATTGGTTCAAGGAAAAAAGAAGCAAACAATATCGTGCCAGGAGTAGCCATTGCAACAGCTCTGATGCCACCTATCTGTACTGCAGGTTACGGTTTAGCTAATGGAAATGTACGATTTTTATTTGGGGCTCTCTATCTCTTCTTGATCAACTGTGTCTTTATCATGCTAACCAACATTGTTGGAACAAGAATTTTGATGAGAAAATCTCCCCTAAGTTCATTTAAAGAGCTAAATATTAAAATGAGAATTGGCTTGATATCCTTGATTGTATTATTGATTCTTCCAGCTAGTTATTCAGCAGTCACTCTGACGATAGATCAAGCGCGAAAAGAAGGAATCAAACAGTTTGTAGGAAAAGAGTTCGCCAATCACACGGTCATTAATCAAGTCTACAAGTCAAGGGACAATGAATTAGTCTTGACGGTTGTTGGAGATCCGATTTCAGAAGAAGAATTAGAAACGCTCCACCAAAAACAAGCCTCTTACGGTATTCAATCTGTTCAATTGAAAGTCAATCAAGTTCATAATTCGACAAAATTAGACAGTGATACGACTAAGGAATTTTATGAAACCATTAACAAGTATATCGATCAAAAACTCTCTGAAAAGGATTCACAAAAAGATCTCGTAAAAGAAAATGAAGCAGACAAGGAATGA
- a CDS encoding sensor histidine kinase, translating to MLDWKQFFLAYLRSRSRLFIYLIALAFLVLLFQFLFASLGIYFLYFFLLCCFVTILFFTWDILVEMQVYRQEILYGDREAQSPLERALAEKLEAREMELYQQRSDSERKLTDLLDYYTLWVHQVKTPIAASQLLVAEVADRQLKQQLEQEIFKIDSYTNLVLQYLRLESFHDDLVLKQVQIEDLVKEIIRKYALFFIQKGLNVNLHDLDKEIVTDKKWLLVVIEQIISNSLKYTKEGGLEIYMEGQELCIKDTGIGIKNSDVLRVFERGFSGYNGRLTQQSSGLGLYLSKKISEELGHQIRIESEVGKGTIVRIKFSDMNLIIE from the coding sequence ATGCTTGATTGGAAACAATTTTTTCTAGCCTATCTGCGCTCCCGTAGTCGTCTGTTTATATATCTGATTGCTTTAGCATTTCTGGTTTTGCTCTTTCAGTTTTTATTTGCCAGTTTGGGAATTTACTTTCTCTACTTTTTCCTGCTGTGTTGCTTTGTAACCATCTTATTTTTCACTTGGGACATATTGGTGGAAATGCAGGTCTATCGCCAGGAAATTCTCTATGGGGATAGGGAAGCTCAGTCTCCTTTGGAAAGAGCCTTGGCTGAAAAATTAGAAGCGCGTGAGATGGAACTCTATCAGCAGAGGTCAGATTCAGAAAGAAAACTGACGGATTTGCTGGATTACTATACCTTGTGGGTCCATCAGGTTAAGACACCCATTGCAGCTAGTCAACTCTTAGTTGCAGAAGTAGCTGACCGCCAACTGAAGCAGCAGCTAGAACAGGAAATTTTCAAGATCGACTCCTATACCAACTTGGTTTTACAGTACCTGCGTTTAGAAAGTTTCCATGATGATTTGGTCTTAAAGCAGGTTCAAATTGAGGACTTGGTCAAAGAAATAATTCGTAAATATGCTCTTTTCTTTATTCAAAAAGGATTAAATGTCAATCTACATGATCTTGATAAAGAAATCGTGACGGATAAAAAGTGGCTGCTAGTGGTTATTGAGCAAATCATCTCAAACAGTCTCAAGTATACCAAGGAAGGTGGTCTGGAGATTTATATGGAGGGACAAGAGCTTTGTATCAAGGATACGGGAATCGGGATAAAAAACAGTGATGTCCTCCGAGTCTTTGAACGTGGCTTCTCAGGATATAATGGACGCCTAACTCAGCAGTCATCTGGACTTGGCCTCTATCTATCTAAGAAAATTTCTGAAGAACTAGGTCACCAGATTCGTATCGAGTCTGAGGTTGGAAAAGGAACGATAGTAAGAATTAAGTTTTCCGATATGAATCTGATAATTGAGTGA
- a CDS encoding response regulator transcription factor — protein MHKILLVEDDQVIRQQVGKMLSEWGFEVVLVEDFMEVLSLFVQSEPHLVLMDIGLPLFNGYHWCQEIRKISKVPIMFLSSRDQAMDIVMAINMGADDFVTKPFDQQVLLAKVQGLLRRSYEFGRDESLLEYAGVILNTKSMDLHYQGQVLNLTKNEFQILRVLFEHAGNIVARDDLMRELWNSDFFIDDNTLSVNVARLRKKLEEQGLVGFIETKKGIGYGLKHA, from the coding sequence ATGCACAAGATTTTATTAGTAGAAGATGATCAGGTTATTCGTCAACAGGTCGGGAAAATGCTCTCTGAGTGGGGATTTGAAGTGGTTCTGGTAGAAGACTTTATGGAAGTTTTGAGTCTTTTTGTCCAGTCGGAGCCTCATCTGGTCCTCATGGATATTGGTTTACCCTTATTTAATGGTTATCACTGGTGTCAGGAAATTCGTAAGATTTCCAAGGTGCCTATCATGTTTCTGTCTTCGAGAGACCAGGCTATGGATATTGTCATGGCAATCAATATGGGCGCGGATGACTTTGTGACCAAGCCTTTTGACCAGCAGGTTCTTTTAGCCAAGGTTCAGGGCTTGTTGCGCCGTTCCTATGAGTTTGGGCGTGACGAGAGTTTACTGGAATATGCTGGTGTGATCCTCAATACCAAATCCATGGATTTACATTATCAAGGCCAAGTCTTGAATTTGACCAAGAATGAATTCCAGATTTTACGAGTGCTGTTTGAGCATGCGGGCAATATTGTAGCGCGTGACGACCTCATGCGGGAACTTTGGAACAGTGACTTTTTCATTGATGATAATACTCTCTCTGTCAATGTGGCTCGTTTGCGTAAAAAGTTGGAAGAGCAGGGCTTGGTAGGATTTATCGAGACCAAGAAAGGGATAGGGTACGGACTGAAGCATGCTTGA
- a CDS encoding TetR/AcrR family transcriptional regulator: MKLDKKQALKSAAYEVFSKKGYKATGISEIARQAHMAVGSFYNYYESKEAIFLDIYIDENNRVRQTMIEELDWEIDMIDLISQLFAQSRALVSSNKILAEWYNPAIADELHSYYSSEEGKVTNPFHQFLVKTFTHRLQAEGHSPEKIQDILQVYNLFYYMDMHITENDFPDISKTVEILATNFIKGILK; this comes from the coding sequence ATCAAATTGGACAAAAAACAGGCTTTGAAATCCGCAGCTTATGAAGTTTTTTCAAAAAAAGGATACAAGGCGACAGGAATTTCAGAAATTGCTAGACAAGCTCATATGGCAGTCGGATCTTTTTATAACTATTACGAAAGTAAAGAAGCTATTTTTTTAGATATCTATATTGATGAAAACAACCGTGTTCGCCAAACTATGATCGAAGAACTGGATTGGGAAATTGATATGATTGATCTTATTAGTCAACTCTTTGCTCAATCCAGAGCACTCGTTTCTTCCAATAAAATCCTTGCAGAATGGTACAATCCTGCCATAGCAGATGAGTTGCATAGCTACTATTCCTCAGAAGAAGGGAAAGTCACGAATCCATTTCATCAATTTCTCGTGAAAACCTTTACTCATCGTTTGCAGGCTGAAGGCCATTCTCCAGAAAAAATTCAAGATATTTTACAAGTTTACAACCTATTTTACTACATGGATATGCATATCACAGAAAATGATTTTCCAGATATTAGCAAAACTGTAGAAATACTAGCAACCAACTTCATTAAAGGAATACTGAAATAA